A genomic region of Candidatus Kryptoniota bacterium contains the following coding sequences:
- a CDS encoding methylmalonyl-CoA mutase family protein: MKSEPVKKGPFKNDSGIEIKQVYSRSDFDYLSKLGFPGEYPYTRGVYPTMYRGKFWTMRQYAGFGSADESNKRYRYLLRQGITGLSVAFDLPTQMGYDSDHPMSEGEVGRVGVAISSLEDMERLLDGIDLEKVTTSMTINATAAIILAMYVAVAKKQNAGLKKISGTTQNDILKEYISRGTHIFPPTPSLRLVTDVISYCSENLPRWNAISISGYHIREAGSSAVQELAFTFSNAMEYVRSAISAGLEFDSFGNQLSFFFNSHNDFFEEIAKFRAARRIWAKITREKFGSRNHEAMKLRFHAQTGGSTLTAQQIDNNVVRTTYQALAAVLGGCQSLHTNSRDEALALPTEDSVRLALRTQQIIAHESGVTNTIDPLAGSYYLEKLTDEIEKEVWKYLDKIESIGGSVKGIEIGFFQDEIAKSAYKYQKAIETKEKIIVGVNEYRVEESNRPEIFHLDPSVRETQSKRLAHLRKKRDNVLVNTLLDRLKTIASEKSNVMPGLIECVEAYATLGEISDALREVWGTFN, encoded by the coding sequence ATGAAATCCGAACCGGTAAAAAAGGGGCCCTTCAAGAACGACTCCGGGATAGAGATTAAGCAGGTATACTCTCGCTCAGATTTCGATTACCTCTCGAAGCTCGGCTTCCCCGGCGAATATCCTTACACGCGCGGCGTATATCCGACGATGTACCGGGGAAAGTTCTGGACCATGAGGCAGTATGCGGGATTCGGGAGCGCGGACGAGTCGAATAAGCGATACCGCTACTTGCTCCGTCAGGGGATCACCGGCCTTTCGGTCGCATTCGATCTACCAACGCAAATGGGATACGATTCCGACCACCCGATGAGCGAAGGAGAGGTGGGGCGGGTTGGAGTAGCGATTTCGTCACTCGAAGACATGGAACGGCTCCTAGATGGGATCGATTTGGAAAAGGTCACCACCTCCATGACGATCAATGCCACCGCGGCAATCATTCTCGCGATGTATGTAGCTGTTGCCAAGAAACAAAATGCCGGCCTCAAGAAAATTTCGGGCACGACGCAAAATGACATACTGAAAGAATATATTTCGCGCGGAACTCATATCTTTCCGCCCACACCTTCACTCAGACTTGTAACGGACGTAATCAGCTATTGCAGTGAGAACTTACCGAGATGGAATGCAATCTCGATCAGCGGATACCACATCAGGGAAGCGGGATCGTCTGCGGTCCAGGAGCTCGCCTTCACTTTCTCGAATGCGATGGAGTATGTCAGGTCGGCAATATCGGCCGGCCTCGAATTCGATTCGTTCGGTAACCAGCTCTCTTTCTTTTTCAATTCGCACAACGATTTCTTCGAGGAGATCGCGAAGTTTAGAGCTGCCAGAAGAATCTGGGCGAAAATTACGAGGGAGAAGTTCGGCAGCAGGAATCATGAGGCGATGAAACTCCGGTTCCATGCGCAGACCGGCGGCTCGACTCTCACCGCTCAACAAATTGACAACAACGTTGTGAGAACCACTTACCAGGCGCTTGCGGCAGTTCTTGGAGGCTGCCAATCACTCCACACAAACAGCAGAGACGAGGCGCTCGCCCTGCCCACAGAAGATTCGGTGAGACTGGCGCTCAGAACTCAACAAATAATTGCGCACGAATCGGGAGTAACAAATACGATTGACCCACTTGCCGGATCTTATTATCTGGAAAAACTAACGGATGAAATCGAAAAAGAGGTCTGGAAGTATCTGGACAAGATTGAGTCTATCGGCGGATCTGTAAAAGGTATCGAGATTGGTTTCTTCCAGGACGAAATAGCGAAGAGCGCGTATAAATATCAAAAGGCTATCGAGACAAAAGAGAAAATCATCGTTGGAGTCAATGAATATAGGGTGGAGGAAAGTAACCGTCCCGAAATTTTTCATTTGGATCCGTCAGTAAGAGAAACTCAAAGCAAGCGATTAGCCCATTTGAGGAAGAAGAGAGACAACGTACTGGTCAATACATTGCTCGATCGGTTGAAAACAATCGCAAGTGAGAAGAGTAATGTAATGCCGGGTTTGATTGAATGTGTTGAAGCGTATGCCACACTTGGAGAAATATCCGATGCGCTTAGAGAAGTGTGGGGAACATTCAACTAG
- a CDS encoding TonB-dependent receptor, with protein MKSTAEQSILHSWMMGVCSLLIILTLMMGMSQAVYSQNHLTGNISGRVLSDRKPVVGATVRILELDRATYTDAAGEFSFSSIPTGDYQIFVRCVGYASRVNRIAVKDSTVELAVELRQSAIEASEIVVSASPYAQTTDELYQSSDSKTKVALHQTAGSSVAEEISDLPGIAVRYNGSAPARPIIRGLSDNEVLVLENGMRTGDVSTYDPAHSVPIEPMSVERVDVVRGPASIIYGPNAVGGLINVITNTIPSASSERFSGTASLGGNSVSDEYSGYFNGVYSNGGHAFSVLAGGVHSQDTRIPAANYFDGVQSFDLNRMPQTFNHTQEEGAGYSYQGESGMAGIGFKHYEMRYGIPGTPPNPDWITDPPTTSLIAQNVNSIELRSILEPESGIVKQFRLDAGYVDYNHSEFPTQQDSSGISNPQANHFNNRSFNVMLQMHHREIGALRGTLGLWSNLENLSIEGDQPLGPNSFTTDLAGFIYEEYVASEKTRFQGAVRFDYNRIHAVPYSASTDPVFQSIDIVRTHEAVTASVGLIQNLAPGIVSSLNLARSFRPPTVQELFANGADAASNTYSVGDAALTPEAATGIDASLKGDVSGFIVEVSPYVNFISNYIYSYLRGDTIQNLPVRKFSATDARLVGFESRVAIQPLQSFAFSASADYVNAEDTKNGVPLPFTPPLRGLLSVTYRDDAYSGMIQWRLAAAQKRLGEGDTYTAGYGVVNIGFGIRLTEDRLVHNVSFNCDNLFNQVYRDNLSVIKDFVPQPARGFRLNYDLIF; from the coding sequence ATGAAATCTACTGCAGAGCAATCGATTCTCCATTCATGGATGATGGGCGTATGCTCGCTTCTGATAATTCTCACTTTGATGATGGGAATGAGCCAAGCCGTCTACTCACAGAATCATTTGACTGGAAATATTAGCGGAAGGGTCCTGTCCGACAGAAAGCCGGTGGTCGGCGCGACTGTTCGCATCCTCGAGCTTGACCGCGCGACGTATACTGACGCTGCAGGTGAGTTTTCATTTTCAAGTATCCCCACCGGGGATTACCAAATATTTGTTCGGTGTGTCGGTTATGCTTCGAGAGTGAACCGCATTGCTGTCAAAGACAGCACGGTTGAGCTCGCAGTCGAGCTCCGTCAATCCGCGATAGAAGCGAGCGAAATAGTCGTTTCTGCGTCTCCGTATGCGCAGACGACCGATGAATTGTACCAGTCCTCTGATTCGAAAACGAAGGTCGCACTTCATCAGACTGCGGGCTCAAGCGTGGCAGAAGAGATCTCAGATCTCCCGGGAATTGCGGTCAGATATAACGGCTCTGCGCCGGCGAGGCCGATCATAAGGGGATTATCCGACAACGAAGTGCTCGTGCTGGAAAATGGAATGCGCACAGGTGATGTTTCGACCTACGACCCCGCCCATTCAGTGCCGATCGAACCAATGAGCGTCGAGAGAGTCGACGTCGTTCGCGGACCTGCAAGTATTATTTATGGTCCGAATGCCGTAGGCGGACTTATTAATGTGATTACAAATACCATCCCGAGTGCATCGTCTGAAAGATTTTCGGGGACTGCCTCTCTGGGCGGGAACAGTGTCAGCGACGAATACTCGGGTTACTTTAACGGTGTTTACAGCAACGGCGGACATGCATTCAGTGTTTTAGCAGGTGGAGTCCACTCGCAAGATACACGCATCCCGGCGGCAAATTATTTCGACGGCGTTCAGAGTTTTGATTTGAACAGGATGCCGCAGACTTTTAATCATACTCAAGAAGAGGGTGCGGGTTACTCGTACCAGGGCGAATCAGGAATGGCTGGAATCGGATTCAAACACTACGAGATGAGATACGGTATTCCGGGTACTCCTCCAAATCCCGATTGGATTACAGACCCGCCAACCACATCTCTCATCGCGCAGAATGTTAATTCAATAGAGCTGCGAAGCATATTGGAACCGGAGAGCGGCATTGTGAAACAATTTAGACTCGATGCGGGATACGTCGACTATAATCATTCCGAGTTCCCAACCCAGCAGGATTCGTCCGGTATTTCGAATCCGCAGGCGAATCATTTCAATAATCGGTCTTTCAATGTAATGCTGCAGATGCACCACCGGGAAATCGGCGCTCTCCGTGGAACACTTGGATTGTGGTCGAACCTGGAGAATCTCTCGATCGAAGGGGACCAGCCGCTTGGACCGAACTCGTTTACCACGGACCTCGCCGGTTTCATTTACGAGGAATATGTCGCGAGTGAAAAGACGAGATTTCAGGGAGCTGTTAGATTCGATTATAATCGGATTCACGCCGTACCATATTCCGCGTCAACCGATCCTGTGTTTCAGTCGATCGATATCGTTCGCACTCACGAGGCGGTGACAGCTTCGGTTGGGCTCATCCAGAATCTCGCTCCAGGAATCGTGTCATCGTTGAACCTGGCCAGGTCGTTCCGTCCGCCGACCGTGCAGGAACTCTTTGCCAACGGCGCAGATGCGGCGAGCAACACTTATTCCGTCGGCGACGCAGCTCTGACTCCCGAGGCTGCAACGGGGATCGATGCATCGCTGAAAGGAGATGTGTCGGGCTTTATTGTCGAGGTGTCTCCTTATGTCAATTTCATAAGCAATTACATTTATAGTTACCTTCGCGGCGACACGATACAGAATTTGCCCGTCCGAAAGTTTTCGGCAACTGACGCCCGGCTCGTAGGATTTGAATCCAGAGTCGCCATTCAGCCGCTGCAAAGTTTTGCATTCAGCGCGAGCGCCGACTATGTGAACGCCGAAGACACAAAGAACGGCGTCCCCCTTCCATTCACTCCTCCGCTCCGGGGGTTGCTGTCGGTGACATATCGAGATGACGCCTACTCAGGCATGATTCAATGGCGCCTGGCTGCGGCCCAGAAGAGACTCGGGGAAGGCGACACCTACACAGCAGGTTATGGTGTGGTGAACATCGGATTCGGCATCAGGCTGACAGAAGATAGGCTGGTTCATAACGTGAGCTTCAACTGCGACAACTTGTTTAACCAGGTCTACAGAGATAATCTTTCGGTGATCAAAGATTTTGTGCCGCAGCCGGCCAGAGGGTTCCGGTTAAATTACGATTTGATCTTCTGA
- a CDS encoding HoxN/HupN/NixA family nickel/cobalt transporter, whose translation MFRNFLKMFDDGSHNLRRRIGWLYVFLVSTNLAVWIAALATFHSFPLLIGTSVIAYTFGLRHAVDADHIAAIDNVTRKLMQEGKRPTTVGFFFSLGHSTVVIIASVAIAVATVSVEKSFPGFRAIGGLIGTAVSAGFLFLIALINMVVLRDVHRTFNRVKMGGSYNEQSVYDLLDRRGLMGRLFGPLFRFIKQSWHMYPLGFLFGLGFDTATEIGLLGITATEATKGLPVWSILLFPALFAAGMSLVDTTDGVLMLAAYGWAYVKPLRKLYYNMTITFVSVLVAVLVGSVEVFGILADRFELNGWFWTSAARLSNSFDTMGYFIVGIFVLSWGASTLIYRLRRYEDADVRND comes from the coding sequence ATGTTTAGAAATTTTCTAAAGATGTTCGACGACGGCTCTCATAATCTCAGGCGTAGAATCGGCTGGTTATATGTGTTCCTGGTTTCTACAAACCTCGCGGTCTGGATCGCGGCCCTGGCGACCTTCCACAGTTTTCCTCTACTGATCGGAACATCGGTGATCGCATACACATTTGGTCTCCGTCATGCTGTCGACGCCGATCACATCGCGGCGATTGACAACGTCACGCGTAAGCTGATGCAGGAAGGCAAGAGGCCTACTACCGTCGGGTTCTTCTTCTCACTCGGACATTCGACCGTAGTGATCATTGCATCGGTGGCTATCGCGGTCGCGACAGTATCTGTCGAAAAGAGTTTTCCGGGATTCCGGGCTATCGGCGGCCTGATCGGGACAGCCGTATCCGCTGGATTTCTTTTCCTTATCGCGCTGATAAATATGGTCGTCCTAAGGGACGTGCATAGGACATTTAACCGTGTGAAAATGGGAGGTTCGTACAACGAACAGTCGGTGTACGATTTGCTGGACAGGCGCGGGCTCATGGGAAGATTATTCGGCCCGCTCTTCAGATTCATCAAGCAGAGCTGGCACATGTATCCGCTCGGATTTCTTTTCGGACTCGGGTTCGACACTGCGACTGAAATCGGTCTTCTCGGCATTACTGCCACTGAGGCTACAAAAGGTCTTCCGGTCTGGTCGATTCTCCTGTTCCCTGCTTTGTTTGCGGCTGGGATGTCGCTCGTCGATACAACCGATGGCGTACTTATGCTCGCCGCATACGGATGGGCGTATGTCAAACCGCTCCGGAAGCTTTACTACAATATGACAATCACGTTTGTGTCTGTACTTGTCGCAGTTCTCGTTGGAAGCGTGGAGGTGTTCGGCATTCTCGCGGATAGATTTGAACTGAACGGCTGGTTCTGGACTTCAGCCGCGCGACTGAGCAACAGTTTCGATACGATGGGGTACTTCATAGTCGGGATTTTTGTACTGAGCTGGGGTGCGTCGACGTTGATCTACCGGCTGCGGCGGTACGAAGATGCCGATGTAAGAAACGATTGA
- a CDS encoding phosphatase PAP2 family protein: MKMANRIIDLGRDLKRLFIDWGTYYSSPVRWKLRGWVYTALFASVVVIAFRFDEPIRYFFFALHTHFADRLAGYLHWYGTGYATLYVFLGLYLCGLLFNFPRTRLKGIMVLQAYLYSGLITISLKSLVGRFRPFAGKGFLAFTPLVAGPNSHLSFPSGDVAVAFSLSIILAGFSRNWVWRSVWIIIAMLTSLSRMYYDAHWFSDVIFSTVNASAAAIWLLRSHEDELVNRPVGSHSEGT, encoded by the coding sequence ATGAAAATGGCAAACAGAATCATAGACCTGGGACGCGATTTGAAAAGATTGTTCATCGACTGGGGCACGTACTACAGCTCACCGGTACGATGGAAATTGAGAGGATGGGTGTATACAGCCCTCTTCGCGTCTGTCGTTGTGATCGCCTTTCGCTTTGACGAGCCGATCAGGTACTTTTTCTTCGCGCTCCACACCCACTTTGCGGACAGACTGGCGGGTTATCTGCACTGGTACGGTACGGGATATGCGACGCTATATGTTTTTCTTGGTTTGTACTTGTGCGGGCTCCTTTTCAATTTTCCGAGAACCAGGCTGAAGGGAATTATGGTCCTTCAGGCCTACCTATACTCCGGCCTGATCACGATTTCACTTAAGTCGCTTGTCGGGAGATTCAGACCTTTCGCCGGCAAAGGGTTCCTGGCGTTTACACCCCTTGTTGCCGGCCCGAATTCCCACCTTTCCTTCCCATCCGGAGATGTGGCCGTCGCATTCTCGTTATCAATAATACTCGCCGGGTTCTCGCGTAACTGGGTGTGGAGGTCTGTCTGGATAATCATCGCGATGCTGACGTCTCTTTCCAGGATGTACTACGATGCTCATTGGTTTTCCGATGTGATTTTTTCCACGGTGAACGCTTCCGCAGCCGCCATCTGGTTGCTCCGCAGCCATGAAGATGAGTTAGTGAATCGGCCGGTCGGATCACACAGCGAGGGGACGTAG
- a CDS encoding DUF3795 domain-containing protein — translation MSTVERLKLVAPCGIDCGICELHVCRDDSRLFDRLIEKGIPSDKIPCEGCRSVKGNSPVIGGTCETYLCVLEKKKEFCYQCDEFPCDKLHPAVDRADVLPHNMKVFNLCTIKKIGVDAFTEKSRHIKKRYYTGKIEIGGGPQLK, via the coding sequence ATGTCAACAGTAGAGAGATTGAAGCTGGTTGCTCCCTGCGGGATAGACTGCGGGATTTGCGAACTGCATGTCTGCAGAGACGATTCGCGTCTTTTCGATAGACTTATCGAGAAGGGTATACCCAGCGATAAAATACCATGCGAAGGCTGCAGATCGGTGAAGGGAAACTCCCCGGTCATCGGAGGCACTTGTGAGACTTATCTCTGTGTTCTTGAAAAAAAGAAAGAGTTCTGTTATCAATGCGACGAGTTTCCATGCGACAAACTCCATCCCGCAGTTGACAGAGCGGATGTCCTCCCCCACAACATGAAGGTATTCAATCTCTGCACGATAAAAAAAATCGGGGTCGATGCATTCACTGAGAAGTCAAGGCACATCAAGAAGAGGTATTACACCGGCAAGATCGAAATTGGCGGAGGGCCGCAACTGAAATAG
- a CDS encoding 2,3,4,5-tetrahydropyridine-2,6-dicarboxylate N-succinyltransferase: MSRDLLRIDIEKSFDSNTITPETASCVERFLEVLDIGEVRAAEPDKNSPTGWRVNEWVKKGILLAFRVGKVVRIENGYPNHFYDKSTFPTKGVSISDDIRLVPGGTSIRRGAYIDKGTVIMPPTYVNVGAHIGEGTMLDSHTLVGSCAQVGKKVHLSAASQIGGVLEPVGALPVIIEDEVMIGGNCGIYEGTLVKRRAVIGAGCIITGSTPIYDLVKRRIYKKEKTRPLIVPEGAVVVPGSRIVDSDFARKNGISIYTPVIVKYRDEKTDAATALEESLR, encoded by the coding sequence ATGAGTCGTGACCTTTTAAGAATCGACATAGAAAAATCGTTTGATTCAAATACAATCACGCCCGAGACTGCGTCGTGCGTGGAACGGTTCCTGGAAGTCCTGGACATCGGGGAAGTCAGAGCGGCTGAACCCGACAAGAATTCTCCCACCGGCTGGAGAGTCAATGAGTGGGTGAAGAAAGGGATATTGCTTGCCTTCCGGGTCGGCAAGGTGGTAAGGATCGAGAATGGATACCCGAACCATTTTTACGACAAGAGTACTTTTCCCACGAAGGGTGTTTCGATCTCAGACGATATCAGGCTCGTGCCCGGCGGCACTTCCATCAGACGCGGCGCATACATCGACAAAGGAACGGTCATAATGCCTCCAACTTACGTTAACGTCGGAGCGCACATCGGCGAAGGAACGATGCTGGATTCTCACACCCTCGTCGGATCGTGTGCACAGGTCGGGAAGAAAGTTCACCTGAGCGCCGCGTCTCAGATCGGAGGAGTTCTTGAGCCGGTTGGCGCGCTGCCGGTAATAATCGAAGACGAAGTGATGATCGGGGGCAACTGTGGCATTTACGAAGGAACGCTAGTAAAACGACGCGCCGTCATCGGCGCTGGCTGCATCATCACCGGATCGACCCCGATTTACGATCTTGTAAAAAGAAGGATCTACAAAAAAGAGAAGACGCGTCCCCTCATCGTACCCGAGGGCGCCGTCGTGGTGCCGGGCTCGCGAATTGTAGACAGTGACTTTGCCAGGAAGAACGGCATCTCGATTTATACTCCGGTGATCGTCAAGTACCGCGACGAGAAGACCGATGCCGCTACGGCTCTCGAGGAATCACTCAGGTAG
- the dapA gene encoding 4-hydroxy-tetrahydrodipicolinate synthase: MKARLFRGTGVALVTPFQKDGSVDDEKLRELVEFQIANGTEAILPAGTTGESATLSHSEHHHVMEVVLEQTNGRVPVIVGAGSNSTREAISLTIHAKSIGADGVLSVAPYYNKPNQEGLFQHYAAIAEAVDIPILVYNVPGRTGSNINAETTLRMAEEIPNVFAVKEASGNIPQIMEILRGRPDDFAVYSGDDSIAFAVIALGGDGIVSVIANQIPRMFGDMIRLALAGNLDDARKLHYRLLPLMNANFIEPNPIPVKSGMAMMGMIAEIYRLPLVPPSESTRAKLKKVLSDLELIPERVAK, encoded by the coding sequence ATGAAGGCTAGACTATTTCGGGGAACCGGTGTCGCGCTCGTGACGCCATTTCAAAAGGACGGTTCCGTCGATGACGAGAAACTCCGCGAGCTGGTGGAATTCCAGATCGCAAATGGTACGGAAGCTATCCTGCCGGCCGGGACCACCGGAGAGAGCGCTACGCTTTCTCATTCCGAACATCACCACGTTATGGAAGTGGTCCTCGAGCAGACGAACGGCCGCGTGCCTGTAATCGTCGGCGCCGGGAGCAACTCGACGCGTGAAGCAATATCGCTGACGATCCACGCCAAATCGATCGGGGCGGACGGAGTACTTTCTGTGGCGCCGTATTACAACAAACCGAACCAGGAAGGCTTATTTCAACACTATGCGGCCATCGCGGAGGCGGTCGACATTCCGATCCTCGTATATAATGTCCCCGGAAGGACCGGCAGCAACATAAACGCTGAGACCACACTGAGAATGGCCGAGGAGATACCGAATGTTTTCGCAGTCAAGGAGGCAAGCGGCAACATTCCTCAAATCATGGAAATACTCCGAGGACGGCCGGACGATTTCGCAGTGTATTCCGGCGACGACTCGATCGCATTCGCTGTAATCGCGCTCGGCGGTGACGGTATTGTTTCAGTGATAGCGAACCAGATCCCGAGGATGTTTGGAGACATGATCAGGCTCGCACTCGCCGGCAATCTTGATGACGCCCGAAAACTGCATTACAGACTTTTGCCGCTGATGAATGCGAACTTCATCGAGCCAAATCCGATCCCTGTCAAGTCCGGGATGGCAATGATGGGAATGATCGCCGAGATCTACAGGCTTCCACTCGTCCCGCCGTCCGAATCGACACGAGCCAAGCTGAAGAAAGTCCTTTCGGACCTCGAGCTGATTCCCGAACGCGTCGCGAAATGA
- the dapB gene encoding 4-hydroxy-tetrahydrodipicolinate reductase, giving the protein MNIGLIGYGKMGKEVETVARQRSHSIAAIADVDANLSEMESQFRKCDAIVDFSVPTAVLDHIRFAATVSKPIVIGTTGWQKEMEEAKNIVNSSGIAAVASSNFSLGMNLFISTVERAAKLFGQYDGFDCAVLESHHNQKADAPSGTAISIGNAILENFPSKKKTRAGIPVGRIPKDELQINSIRIGNEFGTHSVFFDSENDRIELTHTSRGRRGFALGAVIAAEWSVGKKGFHLFKDILSEQNRGRNEG; this is encoded by the coding sequence GTGAACATCGGTCTCATCGGCTACGGCAAGATGGGAAAGGAAGTGGAGACCGTCGCGCGGCAGCGCTCGCATTCGATCGCGGCAATTGCAGATGTCGATGCTAACCTCAGTGAGATGGAGAGCCAGTTCCGAAAATGCGACGCGATCGTGGACTTCTCCGTACCGACTGCTGTGCTCGACCACATAAGATTCGCGGCAACCGTGTCGAAACCTATCGTTATAGGGACCACCGGCTGGCAGAAGGAGATGGAAGAAGCGAAAAACATCGTCAACAGTTCGGGGATCGCGGCGGTCGCTTCGTCAAACTTCTCACTCGGGATGAATCTCTTCATCTCGACAGTCGAGCGTGCCGCGAAACTTTTCGGACAATATGATGGGTTTGACTGCGCCGTTTTGGAATCGCACCACAACCAGAAGGCCGATGCGCCAAGCGGAACCGCTATCAGTATCGGGAATGCGATTCTCGAGAACTTCCCTTCAAAGAAAAAGACGCGTGCGGGAATTCCCGTCGGGCGAATTCCGAAAGACGAACTACAGATAAATTCTATTCGAATCGGAAATGAATTCGGAACCCATTCTGTGTTTTTTGATTCCGAAAACGACAGGATCGAACTCACTCACACATCCAGAGGACGTCGGGGGTTTGCTCTCGGCGCGGTGATAGCGGCGGAATGGTCGGTGGGCAAGAAAGGATTTCATCTCTTCAAGGACATATTGAGCGAACAAAATAGAGGACGAAATGAAGGCTAG